GCTTCGTGGTCACGCGCGAAAGCGTCGGGCGGGGTGCACCGATGCGGCCGAAGTCCCTCGCCTTTTAGCGGCGAGTGGGCGGAGACCTTTCGCAGTGACGGCCCACGTCTCGCTGCGAGTCCAGCTATGCCTTCCCACATTTCTACGACCGCCTTGCGCGGCGCGTTTGCGCTGTCCTTATCCCTCTCCGCTTCCGCCGCTTTCGCCCAGCAATCCTTGCCTGTCATCGAGGTCGGCCCGTTAAGTCCGGCGCAACCAGGCTCGCCCGGCGAGGCGCTTGAGGACCAAACCGTCGTCACGCCGACGCGCGTCGAGCAGCCCCTGTCGAGCACCGGCGCCTCGGTCAGCGTCATTCACGCGCGTGACATTCAAAAGCGCGGATCGCTCGGCTTCAACGACGTTCTGCGCGGCGTTCCGGGACTTGACGTCTATTCGAACGGCGGGCCTGGCACGCAGACCTCCGTGGCCTTGCGCGGCTCGACGCCCGGCCAGACTCTCGTTCTGATCGATGGCGTTCGCATCGGCGATCCGACGAGCACGGACGGTTCGGTCGATTTCGGCCGGCTGCTTCCGACTGACATCGAGCGGATCGAAGTGCTGCGCGGTCCGCAATCGGCGCTCTACGGCTCCGACGCCATGGGCGGCGTGATCAATATCATCACCCGCCGCGGCAAGGGCGCGCCGCAAGGCTGGCTCATGTCGGAAGGCGGCTCCTATGGAACGTCATCGTCGCGCGCGTCGATCTCCGGCGCCGACGGACAGGGTTCCTACGCGCTGTCGATCTCCGGCCTCCATGCCGATGGCTTCCCGCGTTACGGCTATCGTCAGCAGCGCCCGATCGTGATCGGCGATCAGACGACGCCGCTGCCGCCGCTTCCCGCCAATGATCCGACGAACAACGTCGGCGTCACCGGGCGCATCGGCTATGACTTCACCGAAGATGCGCGGATCGAGGCGGGTCTCGCCGGCTACGACAGCGCCATTCGCTACGACAATCCCTACGCCTTCAATCCTTGGAGCGTCTTCGATCCTTTCAATCATCAGCACGCGACCTTCATGCAGGGCTATGTGCGGCTCGGCGCCGACATGTTCGACAAGATTCTGCGCAACAGGCTGACGCTCTACGCCAATCGCGGCAATCGCGACGCGTGGTCGACGGAAGCCTGTTTCGACACGCTGACCTTCCTGTCGCGGAACTGCCGCTTCGGCTTTCTCGGCGGACGGCGCGGCGTCGAATATCAAAGCGATGTCGCGCTTGGGCCGCTGGGTCTTGCGACCATCGGTTCGCGCGTCGAAACCGAGACGGCGCAAAATTCGCGCGAGGCCTGGATCGTCGATGATTACGCGCCGACGCACGCCGTCCAGACGACATGGTCCGGCTATGCGCAGCATCAATTCACGCTCTTCGACCGGCTCGACATTTCTTATGGCGGGCGCGCCGATGCGGTGAGCAAGAACCAAACGTTTCTCACCTGGCGGACGATGGCGAATTTCCGCATCGATGAGATTGGCATGCGGCTGCGCGGCTCCGCGGCGACCGGCGCGAAAACCGCTTCGCTCTATCAGCGGTTCAGCCAGTACGGCGATCCAACGCTCGCGCCCGAACGCGTCATCGGCTTCGACGCCGGCATAGATCAGAGTTTTTTCGGCGGCTTCGCCACGGCCTCCGTTTCGGTCTTTCACAACCGATACGAAAATCTTGTTCAGTTCGGAAAGGCCGAGAGCTGCACGGCGACGCAGATCTTCGGC
This window of the Methylocystis hirsuta genome carries:
- a CDS encoding TonB-dependent receptor plug domain-containing protein, translating into MPSHISTTALRGAFALSLSLSASAAFAQQSLPVIEVGPLSPAQPGSPGEALEDQTVVTPTRVEQPLSSTGASVSVIHARDIQKRGSLGFNDVLRGVPGLDVYSNGGPGTQTSVALRGSTPGQTLVLIDGVRIGDPTSTDGSVDFGRLLPTDIERIEVLRGPQSALYGSDAMGGVINIITRRGKGAPQGWLMSEGGSYGTSSSRASISGADGQGSYALSISGLHADGFPRYGYRQQRPIVIGDQTTPLPPLPANDPTNNVGVTGRIGYDFTEDARIEAGLAGYDSAIRYDNPYAFNPWSVFDPFNHQHATFMQGYVRLGADMFDKILRNRLTLYANRGNRDAWSTEACFDTLTFLSRNCRFGFLGGRRGVEYQSDVALGPLGLATIGSRVETETAQNSREAWIVDDYAPTHAVQTTWSGYAQHQFTLFDRLDISYGGRADAVSKNQTFLTWRTMANFRIDEIGMRLRGSAATGAKTASLYQRFSQYGDPTLAPERVIGFDAGIDQSFFGGFATASVSVFHNRYENLVQFGKAESCTATQIFGCYFNVGRADTRGVEFSGEAALVPGALLLRGSYTFLSARNLDVDEDSIYAGRTLLRRPRHKGMWSVIYTGAPGLELEARANIVGAAHDVDFIFNKRVMLAPYVRLDLFANYKLTDSLTLQGRIENVGNALYEEVYNYSTTARAFYGGVKYAW